Within the Naumovozyma castellii chromosome 1, complete genome genome, the region CATTTGATTCTGTAATATGTTTGGAGTAGGGAAATCtttaagaattgaaaagaaatcGGTGTTAGAACCTTGTGGGAAAATGTTAAATTCATCAACTGCTGTAGTGGTAGTAGTTGTAGTggcaatattattatttgagaTGGATTGGTGTATAAAATTAAACTTTTCAACttcatttttatattcaatattttttaaatttaatgacattgaaagagaaagtaAATCTAAAGGTCGTTCATTTGATTTGCGAGGAAATGCAAAATGTTTCTTGAATGCGAGTAGTAAAGGGTTTTTGGAATCCTCGTAAAACCATAACTGACACCATTTTATaagaaattgttgataccttttaaatttccaattattGTATCCAGATTCTAAAGAATACTTGTTTTGGACCCAGTCAAGCATATTTTGCAAGCATAGATTAATGATGTCaccattatttaatggtaAAAAATGCATGGTATTCATTTGTTGAGGTTGGTTGTCAggatttttatttaatattagaAGATAATAAAGGGATAGTATTTCAAAAGACATTTCCTCTTCGTCTGCTTCAACACTGGGACCATCATGgtattttttcttttgcttAGTGGTCCTCTCATCAGTATTTTGAATTGCTCTTGTATCAGAAATCAACCTTAATACCAAGTAATATAATGTTAGATGGATCTCAATAAATTCAGATTTTTCTAATGTAAAATCCTTTGGGATCAAGGATAAATCTTGAAACTCATCATGATCGAATAATTTATGGTAAAGGctccatttcttcatttgttcttcaaaattagttaatattaatttaaaTACGGTTCTTCCCCCATTGGATAAGATATGCAACATATTCCCACcgttcaaatattttaaagttAATTCTAATATTAGACTAAAAGGTTTCAAATGTGGGATatctaaatcttccaaaagCTTTGgatgaaattcttcaatgataaAGTTTGTTTTCGGAAGACCTTGAATTAAGTTCCACCATGATTCtaagaattggaaagtcCAAAATGTCACCAAATTTGTGATGGGGTTTGACTTGGAATCATTATAAATCTTGCAATACGGgattttcttttctattgtaataaataatcCCAAGTCTAAAATATGTGCAAAACttaaatgaatcaattctGTGGCCCAATGTGTATTATCATTGTccataaaataaaatgcAGCAAGCAATAACCCttgtaaattttcaatctttttcTCACATGACGAATAGAATGTTTTTGTCACATTAAATAATCTAGACTCATTCAAGCAACCCCAATCTAGTTGAATCATCAGTAAAAACGGCATCAAGATTGCAGGATCCATATTTTTAACATCATAATTTTCAGAAcctaatttatttatatgtttgataatattttgtttccaaTCAGAGAATGGGTATAGCAACGGTATTAGAGAATTTGACTTCTCAAAAAATCGTTGCACTGTATTAATAAGAGTCCTTTTAAgaactttcaaatttgagTTGAATCgttttaataaaaattctGAGACAAACAACTGAGGATCCaagttcaaataatttattatatcATTCATAAGTAAAACTTTTGACCATTGTTCTTCAT harbors:
- the SIP4 gene encoding Sip4p (ancestral locus Anc_1.277); this translates as MPLDQKRTRELVDSEPNANNLQKKRKNSGQVFVQDSIFIKRKQACDRCRLKKIKCDDRTPDCTPCMKAGIPCRTTERLKRRGFAKGYTEQLEQEVARLEKLLKDNGINDDIVTIAPRDENKIPKVNHDNFNEKSNFEETSNQIPYMNKTFHLYDNYYKPSECSDQYMGNCTWSLLTRQNSNTDSKKNWDANEEQWSKVLLMNDIINYLNLDPQLFVSEFLLKRFNSNLKVLKRTLINTVQRFFEKSNSLIPLLYPFSDWKQNIIKHINKLGSENYDVKNMDPAILMPFLLMIQLDWGCLNESRLFNVTKTFYSSCEKKIENLQGLLLAAFYFMDNDNTHWATELIHLSFAHILDLGLFITIEKKIPYCKIYNDSKSNPITNLVTFWTFQFLESWWNLIQGLPKTNFIIEEFHPKLLEDLDIPHLKPFSLILELTLKYLNGGNMLHILSNGGRTVFKLILTNFEEQMKKWSLYHKLFDHDEFQDLSLIPKDFTLEKSEFIEIHLTLYYLVLRLISDTRAIQNTDERTTKQKKKYHDGPSVEADEEEMSFEILSLYYLLILNKNPDNQPQQMNTMHFLPLNNGDIINLCLQNMLDWVQNKYSLESGYNNWKFKRYQQFLIKWCQLWFYEDSKNPLLLAFKKHFAFPRKSNERPLDLLSLSMSLNLKNIEYKNEVEKFNFIHQSISNNNIATTTTTTTAVDEFNIFPQGSNTDFFSILKDFPTPNILQNQMDNGMKASMESGGNSRNGINKASLRRNISSLPLLGEETDEGYAEDDEAEQEDMRPLEFQFNSRRINSFAMPSNKQKGPENINTSYTNEGEISSATDNNLKMNRENKTLENTGIDTQQAPLDRLLNTDSVLSISAADQFKNYFFDNNYSRVHSQLLLLPPPPAPTEGMNENKVGDNNNGGMFHTEISANTLGKFFLLPSSNGSENP